From a region of the Lactuca sativa cultivar Salinas chromosome 4, Lsat_Salinas_v11, whole genome shotgun sequence genome:
- the LOC111899653 gene encoding uncharacterized protein LOC111899653 isoform X2 gives MFPSTSRMTKKRDRASIDTAVVDICRREVGRLSTRKFVNRLAASEDLVLRLDLFRKLEKHRGCVNTVSFNEDGDILVSGSDDRRVILWDWQTGNVKLSFHSGHNNNILQANIMPGTDDRSIVTCAADGQVRHAMIPEHGEIEPKLLGKHQGRAHKLANEPGSPHIFYTCGEDGLVQHFDLRSGDATELFTCQPIPDRSFVGVVNLNTIAIDPRNPNLFAIAGSDEYTRLYDIRKYKWDGSTPFGKPTDYFCPWPLINDENLGITGIAYSDQSELLVSYCDDFIYLFSKDMGLGGDINVILDSSNSSDSEMESDGKDGPRVFKGHRNCVTVKGVGFFGPKCEYVVSGSDCGRMFIWRKSDMVLVRVLEADKQVVNCIESHPYISMLASSGIERDIKIWTPTAVEKANFPTNVEKLRPRNRWMYSTDSPRDMMLQLLSMGAGPDYEMGNGESSEVGRNRNMLDFILTFNAHSGFNRDHDDDDVDGDN, from the exons ATGTTTCCTTCTACTTCTAG AATGACGAAGAAAAGGGACCGAGCGAGCATTGATACGGCGGTCGTTGATATCTGCCGCCGTGAGGTCGGCCGTCTTTCAACCCGAAAATTCGTCAACCGGCTCGCCGCTTCAGAG GATCTAGTCCTAAGACTTGATCTTTTTAGGAAGCTGGAAAAACACAGAGGATGTGTGAACACAGTGAGCTTCAATGAAGATGGAGACATTCTTGTGTCTGGTTCAGATGACAGGAGAGTTATACTTTGGGATTGGCAAACTGGGAATGTTAAACTCTCCTTTCATTCAGGCCATAATAACAATATATTACAAGCAAACATCATGCCAGGTACTGATGATAGAAGCATTGTTACTTGTGCTGCTGATGGCCAG GTAAGGCATGCTATGATCCCAGAACATGGAGAAATTGAGCCAAAATTGCTTGGGAAACATCAAGGGAGAGCTCATAAACTAGCCAATGAACCCGGGAGCCCACACATCTTCTATACATGTGGCGAGGATGGATTGGTCCAACAT tttgatctaagatccggagaTGCCACCGAGCTTTTCACTTGCCAACCAATTCCTGATAGAAGCTTCGTAGGAGTCGTGAACCTAAATACCATAGCAATCGATCCTCGAAACCCTAATTTATTTGCGATCGCGGGTTCCGATGAATACACGCGCTTATACGACATCCGTAAATACAAATGGGACGGTTCTACCCCTTTCGGTAAACCCACCGACTACTTTTGCCCGTGGCCTTTAATCAacgatgaaaaccttggaatcaCCGGAATCGCGTATTCTGATCAAAGCGAACTCCTCGTATCCTACTGCGATGATTTCATCTACCTTTTCTCAAAAGACATGGGTTTGGGCGGGGACATAAATGTAATTTTGGATAGTAGTAATTCGTCTGATTCCGAGATGGAAAGTGATGGGAAAGATGGGCCGAGGGTTTTTAAAGGGCATAGGAATTGTGTGACGGTGAAGGGTGTTGGGTTTTTTGGACCGAAGTGTGAGTATGTGGTGAGTGGGTCGGATTGTGGGCGGATGTTTATTTGGAGGAAAAGTGATATGGTGTTGGTTAGGGTTTTGGAAGCAGATAAACAAGTGGTGAATTGTATTGAATCGCATCCGTATATAAGTATGCTTGCGAGTAGCGGGATTGAACGCGATATAAAGATTTGGACACCGACCGCAGTTGAAAAAGCGAATTTTCCGACGAATGTTGAGAAG TTGAGGCCGAGGAACAGGTGGATGTATAGTACGGATTCACCAAGGGACATGATGTTGCAATTGCTTTCGATGGGGGCGGGTCCCGATTATGAGATGGGAAATGGTGAAAGCTCGGAAGTAGGACGGAATCGTAACATGCTTGATTTTATACTAACATTTAATGCTCATAGTGGCTTTAATCGtgatcatgatgatgatgatgttgatggaGACAATTGA
- the LOC111899653 gene encoding uncharacterized protein LOC111899653 isoform X1, with protein MFPSTSRMTKKRDRASIDTAVVDICRREVGRLSTRKFVNRLAASEDLVLRLDLFRKLEKHRGCVNTVSFNEDGDILVSGSDDRRVILWDWQTGNVKLSFHSGHNNNILQANIMPGTDDRSIVTCAADGQVRHAMIPEHGEIEPKLLGKHQGRAHKLANEPGSPHIFYTCGEDGLVQHFDLRSGDATELFTCQPIPDRSFVGVVNLNTIAIDPRNPNLFAIAGSDEYTRLYDIRKYKWDGSTPFGKPTDYFCPWPLINDENLGITGIAYSDQSELLVSYCDDFIYLFSKDMGLGGDINVILDSSNSSDSEMESDGKDGPRVFKGHRNCVTVKGVGFFGPKCEYVVSGSDCGRMFIWRKSDMVLVRVLEADKQVVNCIESHPYISMLASSGIERDIKIWTPTAVEKANFPTNVEKVFESRRFRFFPDFADESDDEYYSNDYVDDSSSNYSDSDDVDDDYEDDDDEDEDDDEDDDGGGGGDEDEEGGVTFDFIDEDDACEEDDSELFDSVDTDEYGDSIDDFGSEE; from the exons ATGTTTCCTTCTACTTCTAG AATGACGAAGAAAAGGGACCGAGCGAGCATTGATACGGCGGTCGTTGATATCTGCCGCCGTGAGGTCGGCCGTCTTTCAACCCGAAAATTCGTCAACCGGCTCGCCGCTTCAGAG GATCTAGTCCTAAGACTTGATCTTTTTAGGAAGCTGGAAAAACACAGAGGATGTGTGAACACAGTGAGCTTCAATGAAGATGGAGACATTCTTGTGTCTGGTTCAGATGACAGGAGAGTTATACTTTGGGATTGGCAAACTGGGAATGTTAAACTCTCCTTTCATTCAGGCCATAATAACAATATATTACAAGCAAACATCATGCCAGGTACTGATGATAGAAGCATTGTTACTTGTGCTGCTGATGGCCAG GTAAGGCATGCTATGATCCCAGAACATGGAGAAATTGAGCCAAAATTGCTTGGGAAACATCAAGGGAGAGCTCATAAACTAGCCAATGAACCCGGGAGCCCACACATCTTCTATACATGTGGCGAGGATGGATTGGTCCAACAT tttgatctaagatccggagaTGCCACCGAGCTTTTCACTTGCCAACCAATTCCTGATAGAAGCTTCGTAGGAGTCGTGAACCTAAATACCATAGCAATCGATCCTCGAAACCCTAATTTATTTGCGATCGCGGGTTCCGATGAATACACGCGCTTATACGACATCCGTAAATACAAATGGGACGGTTCTACCCCTTTCGGTAAACCCACCGACTACTTTTGCCCGTGGCCTTTAATCAacgatgaaaaccttggaatcaCCGGAATCGCGTATTCTGATCAAAGCGAACTCCTCGTATCCTACTGCGATGATTTCATCTACCTTTTCTCAAAAGACATGGGTTTGGGCGGGGACATAAATGTAATTTTGGATAGTAGTAATTCGTCTGATTCCGAGATGGAAAGTGATGGGAAAGATGGGCCGAGGGTTTTTAAAGGGCATAGGAATTGTGTGACGGTGAAGGGTGTTGGGTTTTTTGGACCGAAGTGTGAGTATGTGGTGAGTGGGTCGGATTGTGGGCGGATGTTTATTTGGAGGAAAAGTGATATGGTGTTGGTTAGGGTTTTGGAAGCAGATAAACAAGTGGTGAATTGTATTGAATCGCATCCGTATATAAGTATGCTTGCGAGTAGCGGGATTGAACGCGATATAAAGATTTGGACACCGACCGCAGTTGAAAAAGCGAATTTTCCGACGAATGTTGAGAAG GTTTTTGAGTCACGTCGATTTCGTTTCTTTCCCGATTTCGCTGACGAATCGGATGACGAGTATTACTCCAACGACTATGTTGACGATAGCTCTAGCAACTATAGCGATTCTGATGACGTGGACGATGATTACGAGGACGATGATGACGaggatgaagacgatgacgaggATGATGATGGTGGAGGTGGAGGTGATGAGGACGAAGAAGGTGGTGTCACTTTTGATTTTATCGATGAAGATGACGCCTGTGAAGAGGATGATTCCGAATTGTTCGACAGTGTCGACACGGATGAATACGGGGATTCGATTGATGATTTTGGCAGTGAGGAATAA